TTATCATTACGAAAATTTATTTGTCCATTTTGTATTTTTTTTATTGTTTCAGTTATATTATTTGTTATTGTTCCTAGTTTAGGATTAGGCATTAGTCCTTTAGGTCCTAAAATAGGACCTAATTTACTAACTATACTCATAGCTTCTGGGGTTGATATTACTACATTAAAATTTTTTTCACCATTAGTAATTTTTGTTGATAAATCTTCCATTCCTACTAATTTTATTCCTAATTTTTTAACATTAATTGCTTCTTGACCAGATGCAAAAATTGCAAATTTTATATTTTTACCTGTTCCATGAGGTAAACAAACATTACCCCTAATATTTTGTTCTGTTTTTTTAGGATCTATACCTAGATTAATAGAAATATCAATACTTTCAATAAATTTTACTTTACTTAAATTTTTTAAATTATTAATAGCATTTTCAATAGAAAATTGTTCTTTTAAATTGATATTCTTATACATTACATTCATACGTTTTGTTAATTTTCCCATGATATTTTTAATCCTTATCAATCATTAATCCCATAGAACGAGCAGTACCTTCTATAGAAGACATTATAGATGTAATATTTATTCCAGTCATATCAACATATTTAATTTCTGCAATTTTACGAATTTGATCTTTGGTAATGACACCAATTTTATCTATTTTAGGTTTACTTGATCCTTTTTTAATACCAAGTATTTTTTTTATCATTGCAGATACTGGAGGAGTTTTTGTAATAAATGTAAAAGTTTTATCAACATAAATAGTAATAACTACTGGAATAGGGGTGCCTTTTTCTAAATTACTAGTTTTAGTGTTAAAATTTTTACAAAAATCCATAATATTAACACCATGTTGTCCTAATGCTGGACCAATAGGAGGACTAGGATTTGCACTACCAGCAGGAACTTGTAATTTTACATAGGTTTTAATTTTTTTTGCCATAAATATATCTCCATTAATTAATATATTATCCTTTTTCTACTTGACGAAAATCCAAATCAACAGGAGTTGATCTACCAAAAATTGATACAGAAACTTTTAATCTACTTTTTTCATAATCTACTTCTTCTACTATGCCATTAAAATCAGAAAAAGGCCCATCTTTTACTCTAATTATTTCTCCTGGGTCAAATATTGTTTTTGGTCTAGGTTTATCTCCAATTTTTTGCAAAGAATTAATAATTATATCTACCTCTTTATTACTAATAGGTAAAGGATTATCAGGTTTCCCTCCCACAAAACCTAAAACTTTAGGAACACTTCGTACTAAATGCCAACTTACTTCTTTCATAATCATATGAATTAATATATATCCAGGAAAAAATTTACGATCACTTTTATATTTTTGTCCTCCACGTATTTCAACTACAGCTTCAGTAGGAATTAAAATTTTTCCAAAAAAATTATTCATATTATGAATTTTAATATATTCTTTTAATGATTTAGCAACACGATGTTCGAAACCAGAACGAGCTTGAATAACATACCATTTTTTTTTTAAAAACTTATTCATTATTATAACCTTGTTCCAGTTAAAAATGATATTAAATAAATTAAAAAATTATCTAATATAAAAAAAATAAAAGAAATTATAATAATAATTATCATTATAATTAATGTTGTATTCCAAGTATCTTTATAAGAAGGCCATATAACTTTTCGAGTTTCTATTCGTGCATCATATATAAAAGAAAATAATTTTTTACCTTTATTAGTAGATGATATGATAAAAATAATTAAAGTAAATATAAAAAAAAATAAAAATACACGAATAGATAAATTTATATTTTGATAATTATAATTAAATATTAAAATAATAAATAAAAAAACTATACTAATAACCCACTTTATAATATCTGTATTATATTTATTTATACTTTTTTTAAAATTTATAATATTCATTTTATATTAACCAATAAAAAATAATATAGAATATTATATATAAATTATAAATAAATTTTGCTAATAATTTATTAATATTTTAATATATTTTAAAAAGAATCAAAGGGATTATTTATATTTTCCCTTATCTTCTTTTATTTTACAATTATTTATTGTAATACTTTAGTAACTACTCCTGCCCCTACAGTACGACCTCCTTCACGAATAGCAAATCGTAACCCATTAGTCATTGCAATAGGATAAATTAATGTAACAATCATATTAATATTATCTCCAGGCATAACCATTTCAATATTAGATGGTAATTCTATAGTTCCAGTTACATCTGTAGTTCTAAAATAAAATTGAGGACGATATCCCTTAAAAAAGGCTGTATGTCTACCACCTTCATCTTTAGATAAAATATATACTTCAGCTTCAAATTTAGTATGTGGATTAATTGATCCTGGTTTAGCTAAAACTTGGCCTCTTTCTATATCTTCTCTTTTTATTCCTCTAAGGAGAATTCCTACATTTTCACCTGCACGACCTTCATCTAATAATTTACGAAACATTTCGACTCCAGTACAAATAGATTTTATAGTATTTCTAATCCCTATAATTTCTACTTCTTCTCCTACTTTTATGATACCTCTTTCTACTCTTCCTGTTACTACAGTACCTCTACCCGAAATTGAAAAAACATCTTCGATTGGTAATAAAAAAGGTTTATCAATCTCTCTTATAGGATTAGGAATATAAGTATCTAAATAATTTGCTAATTCAATAATTTTTTCTTCCCATTTTTTATCCCCTTCAAGAGCTTTTAATGCTGAACCTTGAATAATCGGAGTAGTATCTCCTGGAAAATTATACTGTGTTAATAAATCACGTACTTCCATTTCTACTAATTCTAATAATTCTTCATCATCAACCATATCACATTTATTAAGAAAAACTATAATATAAGGAACTCCAACTTGTCTTGCTAATAAAATATGTTCTCTAGTTTGGGGCATAGGCCCATCTGTTGCTGCAACTACAAGTATAGCCCCATCCATTTGTGCTGCCCCTGTAATCATATTTTTTACATAATCAGCATGTCCTGGGCAATCTACATGAGCATAATGACGATTTTTAGTATCATATTCTACATGAGATGTATTTATTGTTATCCCTCTTGCTTTTTCTTCTGGAGCATTATCAATTTGATCAAAGGCTTTTGCTGAACCACCATATTTTTTAGATAAAACAGTAGTTATTGCTGCTGTTAAAGTTGTTTTACCATGATCAACATGTCCTATAGTACCTACATTAATATGAGGTTTAGATCGTTCAAATTTTTTTTTAGACACAGATTAATATCCTTCTAATAAATTAATATACATTATTTTTATTATATAAAATTTTATGATTTAGATCTAGATTCAATAATTATTTTTGCAATATTATTAGGAGCTTTAGTATATTTTAAAAATTCCATAGTATAAGATGCCCTACCTTGACTATAAGAACGTAAATCAGTAGCATAACCAAACATTTCTGATAAAGGAACACAAGCACGTATAGTTTTACCAGTAGAAATATTATTCATCCCTTCAATAATTCCTCTTCTACGATTTAAATCTCCAATTACATCTCCCATATATTCTTCAGGAGTTTCAACTTCTACTTTCATTATCGGTTCAAGTAAAATAGGATTAGCTTTTTTAAATGCATTTTTAAAAGCAATTGCTGCCGCTAGTTTAAAAGCTAATTCAGAAGAATCTACATCATGGTAAGAACCATAATGAAGTCTTACAGAAATATTTACAACAGGATAATTTGCCATAGGACCTGATTTTAATTGTTCTTGAATACTTTTATCTATAGCTGAGATATATTCATTAGGTATTACACCACCTTTTATATCATTAGTAAATACATAACTTATATTATTTTTTTGTGGTTTTAATGGAGAAATATCTATTACTACATGACCATATTGTCCTCTACCTCCAGTTTGTTTAATATATTTCCCTTCTATATTAGTTATAGTATTTTGTATAGTTTCTCGATAAGAAACTTGTGGTTTCCCAATATTTGCAGACACATTAAATTCTCTTTTCATTCTATCAACAATTATTTCTAAATGTAATTCTCCCATTCCAGCAATAATAGTTTGATTTGTTTCTTCATCTGTCCAACTCCTTAATGAGGGATCTTCTTTAATAAGTCGATTTAAAGCTAATCCCATTTTTTCTTGATCTATTTTAGTTTTAGGTTCTATTGCAATAGAAATCACAGGTTCTGGAAATTCCATAGTTTCAAGAATAATACATTTGTTAACATCACATAATGTATCTCCAGTAGTTACATTTTTTAATCCAATAGCAGCAGCAATATCTCCAGCGTAAACTTTTTTTATTTCTTCTCTTTTATTAGCGTGCATTTGAACAATTCTACCAATACGTTCTTTTTGTTTTTTTATGGAATTATAAATAATTTCTCCACTACTAATAGTTCCTGAATATACCCTAAAAAAAGTTAAATTTCCTACAAAAGGATCATTAGCAATTTTAAAAGCTAAAGCAGAAAATAATTCATTATCATTAGTTTTACGAGTAATTATTTTTTTTTTTTCATTATTAGATATTCCTTGAATTGGGGGGATATCTTTAGGTGAAGGTAAATAATCAATTATTGCATCTAATAATGCTTGAACTCCTTTATTTTTAAATGCTGAACCGCATGTTATTAAAGTAATTTCATTATTTAAAACTCTCTTCCTTAAAGAAGATTTAATTTCTTGTATAGAAATTTCATAACCATTTAAATATTTTTCTAGTAATATTTCATTGGATTCTACTGCTGTTTCTATTAGTTTTTGACGCCATAATTTAACTTTTTTTTTCATATTTAATGGTATAGTAGTATAATTACAGCTTATTCCTTGATCTTTTTCACTCCAATTTAATGCTTTCATTTGGATTAAATCAATAATACCAGTAAATTTATGTTCTGTTCCTATAGGTAATTGTAATGGAACAGCTTCTGTTAATAAATTATTTTCTATTTGCTGAATTACTTTTGTAAAATTTGCTCCCATTCTATCCATTTTATTTATAAAAGCAATTCTTGGTACTTTATATTTATTAGCTTGTCTCCATACTGTTTCTGATTGAGGTTGTACACCTCCAACAGCGCAATAAATCATAACAACCCCATCTAATACTCTCATAGAACGTTCTACTTCAATCGTAAAATCAACATGACCTGGAGTATCAATAATATTAATTCTATGTGATTTATATTGATTAAACATTCCTGTCCAAAATGTTGTAGTAGCGGCTGAAGTAATAGTAATGCCTCTTTCTTGTTCTTGTTCCATCCAATCCATTGTAGCGGCGCCATCATGTACTTCTCCGATTTTATGATTTACACCTGTATAAAATAAAATTCTTTCTGTTGTAGTTGTTTTACCTGCATCAATATGTGCGCTAATACCAATATTACGATATCTTGTTATAGGAGTTTTACGACTCATATATTATTCCTCTATTTTATTAGATAAAAAATTTTAAAATTATATTAATAGTATTTTAATAAAATATTAAATATTGATTTAGCTACGCATATTTTTTTATTAATTGATTCATTTTATTTTTAATTAATATTTTACCAACGATAATGAGCAAATGCTTTATTTGCTTCTGCCATTTTATGTATTTCTTCACGTTTTTTAACAGCATTTCCTTTATTTTCTAAAGCATCTAATATTTCATTAGATAATTTTAAAATCATAGATTTTTCTTGTCTTTTTCTAGCAGCATTAATTAACCAACGCATTGCTAATGTATTTCTTCTTATTGGTCTTATTTCAACAGGAACTTGATATGTTGACCCACCTACCCTTCTAGATTTTACTTCTACTATAGGTTTAACATTTTCTAAAGCACTTAAAAATATATCTATTTCTTTTTTACCTTTTTTTTTTGTTATTTTATTTAATGCAGAATAAACAATAGATTCTGCAATAGATTTTTTACCATTTACCATAAGTATATTAATAAATTTAGCTAATAAATTTGATTCAAATTGAGAGTCTGGTAATATTTTTCTTTGACTAATTATACGTCTACGAGGCATAAAATTTACTCCATTATTTTAATAAAACTTAAATAAATATAAACAAAAAATATTATTAAATAATAATATTATTTAGGTTTTTTTGTTCCATATTTTGATCTACCTTGTTTCCGATCTTTTACCCCAGTACAATCTAAAGCACCTCTAATAGTATGATATCTAACTCCAGGTAAATCTTTTACCCTACCTCCTCTTATTAAAATTACAGAATGTTCTTGTAAATTATGTCCTTCTCCTGAAATATAAGAAGTAACTTCAAAACCATTTGTTAATCTTACTCTACAAACTTTACGTAATGCAGAATTTGGTTTTTTAGGAGTTGTTGTATATACTTTTGTACAAACTCCTCTTTTTTGAGGAGAAGAATTTAAAGCAGGTACATTAGTTTTTATTATTTTTCTTTTTCTATTTTTTCTAACTAGTTGATTAATTGTTACCATTTTTTTATCCAAATTTAATTTTTATATTTTTTAAAAATATAATTACCACATTATTTGTTTTTTATTTTTTATAACTAAATCAACAAATTTTATATAATCTATTCGTATGATTTCTTTTGAAATATTTATATTTAAACCTCTAGCTAATATATCATCATTTATTGCAAATATTAATATTTTCATTTTTTGTTTGATTTTTATAATTTCTTGTATAAAAATACTATTTTTTAATCCAGCTATTACTCCATCTTGAATTAATAATAAATCATCATTTTTATTTAAAATATTTAATAGTAAAGAAAAATTACAAGATGATGGAGAATTAAATAAGGTATATAACATATATATAAAAAAATATTTTTAATTAAAAATTAAGAATTATATTATAATTACTAATTTTTTTTTGCCACATTAATGGATTTATAATTTGAACAGGTAAAATCCAATGTTTTTTTTTATAGTTTTTTATTCCTAATATTTCTAAAGATTTGGAACAAATAAAATAATTATTAATATTACATAATTTTAAAATACCAAAACTAATGCTATAATTTTTTAATAAAAATTTTTCTGTTTTTTGTTTTTTTAGTATTTGCAAAATACCATCTCCTATAAAAAACAAAGCTATATCCTCAGTTAATGAGGATATAGAAATTAAAGCATCAAGTCCTTCCTTACCAACACTATTTCCATAAGGAGATTTTGAAAATATAAATGCTATTTTATTCATTAAAATTGAACTAAGCGATCACAAGTTAATATTGATTTTGTAAATGTACTTAAAGTAGTTATTTTAAAATAATTATTAATTATATTATTTTGATAATAATTAATAATATTATCTTTATTAAAACTATTTTTTTCTTCTAAAATTAAGCCTCTTTTTTTAGCAGAAGTAATACATAAATATAAATTTATATGATTTTCTATACTTAATTCTTTCCAAGAAGTAATTAAATTAAATTCATTATCATTAAATTTAATATTTTTATTAGAATTACATACTCCATCTCTATAAAAAAAAATACTTTTTATTGTTTCTTTTTTCTGTATAACTGCTTTAGTAAATAAATATGCAGAATAAGAATTTTGATTATTATATGGAGCTTCTGTGATTAATATTACAAAAATCATATTGTTTAAAATCCAAAAATAAAAAAATATTTTATATAATTTATTTTTTTGCTCATATACAATTTTTTATAAATAAAATTTTTGTTATCTAATTATTTAAAATTAATCTATTATTTTGTAGATACTGAATTCATTATATCTATAAGTTCAATTTCAAATATTAAAGTAGAATTAGGTGGTATTCCTGAAGTTATTTCTGAACCATAACCTAATTTAGGAGGTACAACTAATGTTATTTTACCACCTTTTTTTATATATTTTAATCCTTCTTTCCAACCAGCAATTACTTGTTTTAAACTTATAAATAAAGGTTTATTTGGCATGGTATTATCAAATTCAGTTCCATCAATTAATTTTCCTGTATATTTGATAACAATAATTTGATTATTATTAGTAATTTTTTTACCATAACCCATTTTATGTATTTTATATACTAAACCACTTTTAGTTTGTTTAACATTTTTTTTTTTCAAAAAATCTTTAATATATTTTTTTCCTTGCATTTTACTCATGTTTGCTTCATCTTGAGCTTCATCTGGAGTAAAATTTCTTACATTTTTTTCATATAATTCAAGTAATCTATCAATTTCATCATCAGAAAGTTTATGTTTACATTCTAAAGAATCAGCAACTCCTTGAAGAATGAATTTTTTTTCTAATACTATTCTTAATGTTTTTTGTATTTGATATGTATTAGATAAATATTTACCTATTATTATTCCTAAAGCATAAGACATTTTTTCATTATCATTTTTAAAATTTTTTACTTTTTTTTTACTTTCTATATTTTGTTTTTTTTTTTGATTTTTTATTTTTTTTTTAATAATAGTTTTAGTTTTATTTTTATTCCACCATGATGTATTATTTAATGTAAATGCATTTGCAGTAGATAAATTTAAGCCAATACTTACAAGTAATATAATAAATATTGATACTTTTTTATTAAAAAATTTCATTTTTTCTCCAAAATTTTTTAGTAAGATTAAAATTTTTAAAATTTTAAAATATATATATAAAATAAGATAATTTTAATTATCTTATTTTATATAAATATTACTTTTAATAAAGAAAAAAAACAAGTTTAAATATTAATTTTTATTAAAATTTAAATTAATAATTTTAACATTCTTCTTAATGGTTCTGATGCCCCCCAAAGTAATTGATCACCTACTGAAAAAATTGAAAAACAATTTTTATCTATATTTAACTTTTTTATTCTTCCTACAACTATATCTAGTGTTCCACTTACAAAAGATGGAGTAAGGAAATTAATAGTATCATTAAAATTATTTGGGATAATTTTTACCCATTTATTATGGGAATTAATAATATTATGAATATTATCTATTGATAAATTTTTATTTAATTTTATTGTAAATGATTGACTATGTGAACGTAAAGTAGCAATTCTCACACATATACCATCAATTGGCACTATTTTAGTTGTATTTAAAATTTTATTAGTTTCATATTGTCCTTTCCATTCTTCTTTAGTTTGTCCGCTATTATTTATTTTTTTATCTATCCATGGAATTAAATTATTAATTAAAGAGGTATGAAAAAGTTTTTTGGGGAAATTAGGAGAATCCATTTTTTTGGTAATTTCTTGTTCTATATTTAAAATATTATCAGATTTATAATCAATTAAATCTGGTATATTATTAGATATATATTGTATTTGTAAAATAAGTTCTTTCATGAATTTAGCACCTGCCCCTGATGCTGCTTGATATGTAGAAACAGAAATCCAATCAATTAAATTATTTTTAAATAACCCTCCTAAAGCCATTAACATCAAACTAACAGTACAATTACCTCCTACAAAAGTTTTTATTCCCATATTTAGTTTTTGTTGTATATCTTTTAAATTAATAGGATCTAAAACAATAACTGTATTATCTAATGTTCTTAAATTAGAAGCTGCATCTATCCAATAACCATTCCAGCCTTTTTTTCGTAATTTAAAATAAATTTCATTTGTATATTTACTTCCTTGACATGTGATAATTATATCTAACTCAAATAATTTTTCAAAATTATAAGCATTTTCTAATTTTTGATTTTTATTTTTTATATTAAAATTAGGTATAGATTTTCCATATTGAGAAGTAGAAAAAAAAATAGCATTAATTTTATTAAAATCTTTTTTTTCTAACATCCTTTTTATAAGAACTGAACCTACCATGCCTCTCCAACCGATAAAACCTACATTTTTCATTATTTTACCTTATATAAAATATATTTTTTTATTTTATAGATTTTTTAAAAAAAAAATTAAATATTAAATTAAAATAATTATATATTATTCACAAGTAATTATTATTAATAATAAATTTTAATAAAATTTTAAATTAATTAATGTTATTAATATTCCAATTAATAGGTTTTTTTTTTTTTAAAATAAGATATTTATTTGTTTTAGAAAAATGTTTGCAGGTAGAAAAACCTTTATAAAAAGATAGAGGAGATGGATGTGATGTTGTTAAAATTAAATGTCTTGATGTTATTAAATTTATTTTTTTTTTAGCATATGTCCCCCACAACAAAAAGACAATATTTTTATAATTATAATTAATTATTTTTATTACATTATTTGTAAAAATTTCCCATCCAATATTATTATGAGATTGAGGTTTTTCTTTTTCTACAGTTAGAACACAATTTAATAACATTACTCCTTCATTAACCCAATTTATTAAATATCCATGATTAGGAATTGTAAAATTAGGGATATCTATTTTTATAGTTTTATAAATATTTTTTAATGTAGGAGGAATATTTACATTTGGCATTACTGAAAATGCTAAACCATTAGCTTGATTAAAACCATAATAGGGATCTTGACCAATAATTACTACTTTTAAATTATTAAAATTTATTTTTTTAAAAATATTAAAAATATATTTTTTTTTAGGATAAATAATTTTATTATTACTAATATCTATATTAATTTTTTTAATTAATTTTATAAAATACTTTTTTTTTTTTTCTTGATGAAAAAAAAATTTCCATAAAAAATTTTTATTATTCATAATAATATATAATTTTAAAAATATAAATTTATGTAATATAAAAAAATATTATATAATAATATTATAAAAAATAAAATATATTCTAATTTTAATTTAAATATTTATATTTTATTATAATCATAATTATAAGGTAAATAAAATGATAAAATATTATGAAATAATATTAATGATAAATCCAGATCAAAGTGATCAAATAAATAATATTACCGAATATTATAAAAAATTTATTATTAAAAATAATGGTTCTATTTCACGTTTTGAAGATTGGGGTAGAAGACAATTAGCTTATCCTATATTAAAATTACATAAAGCACATTATATTTTAATAAATATTACTTTAAACCATACTAATATAATAAAAGATCTTGAAAAAAGTTTAAGGATTAATGAACATATTATAAGATATCTTATAATTAAAACAAAAACAGATAGAAAAAATATATCTTGTATTTTAAAATTAAGAGATGAACGTCAAGAAAAACGTAATGATATTATTAAAAGAATATAAATTGCTATAAATAAAACAAATTTATTTTATAAATATTTGGAGTATATATAATGGTACGCTATTTTCGTCGTCGTAAATTTTGTCGTTTTACTGCAGAGGGAATTAAAGAAATTGATTATAAAGATATTTATCTTTTAAAAAATTTTATTACCGAAAGTGGAAAAATTGTACCTAGTAGAATTACTGGTACTAAAGCAAAATATCAACGTCAGTTAACTAAAGCTATTAAATTAGCAAGATATTTATCTTTAATATCTTATACTGATCATCATAGATAAATTTATATAATTATTATCTTTTATTTTTAACGAAATTATTAATTAATAAGAGTATTAAATAATGAAAATAATTTTATTAGATTCTATTTCAGGTTTAGGAGAAAAATCTCAGATTATAGATGTTAAACCTGGTTATGCACGTAATTTTTTAATACCTAAAAATAAAGGTATTATTGCTACAAAAAATAATATTGGTTTTTTAAAAAAAAAACTTTTAGAAAAAAAATCTAAATTATTAGATATATTAAATAAAGCAAAATTAAAATTAAAAAAATTTAAACATATAGAAAAAATTATAATTAAAG
This genomic window from Enterobacteriaceae endosymbiont of Donacia marginata contains:
- the ung gene encoding uracil-DNA glycosylase produces the protein MNNKNFLWKFFFHQEKKKKYFIKLIKKINIDISNNKIIYPKKKYIFNIFKKINFNNLKVVIIGQDPYYGFNQANGLAFSVMPNVNIPPTLKNIYKTIKIDIPNFTIPNHGYLINWVNEGVMLLNCVLTVEKEKPQSHNNIGWEIFTNNVIKIINYNYKNIVFLLWGTYAKKKINLITSRHLILTTSHPSPLSFYKGFSTCKHFSKTNKYLILKKKKPINWNINNIN
- the rpsL gene encoding 30S ribosomal protein S12 — translated: MVTINQLVRKNRKRKIIKTNVPALNSSPQKRGVCTKVYTTTPKKPNSALRKVCRVRLTNGFEVTSYISGEGHNLQEHSVILIRGGRVKDLPGVRYHTIRGALDCTGVKDRKQGRSKYGTKKPK
- the tusC gene encoding sulfurtransferase complex subunit TusC; this translates as MNKIAFIFSKSPYGNSVGKEGLDALISISSLTEDIALFFIGDGILQILKKQKTEKFLLKNYSISFGILKLCNINNYFICSKSLEILGIKNYKKKHWILPVQIINPLMWQKKISNYNIILNF
- the tuf gene encoding elongation factor Tu, producing MSKKKFERSKPHINVGTIGHVDHGKTTLTAAITTVLSKKYGGSAKAFDQIDNAPEEKARGITINTSHVEYDTKNRHYAHVDCPGHADYVKNMITGAAQMDGAILVVAATDGPMPQTREHILLARQVGVPYIIVFLNKCDMVDDEELLELVEMEVRDLLTQYNFPGDTTPIIQGSALKALEGDKKWEEKIIELANYLDTYIPNPIREIDKPFLLPIEDVFSISGRGTVVTGRVERGIIKVGEEVEIIGIRNTIKSICTGVEMFRKLLDEGRAGENVGILLRGIKREDIERGQVLAKPGSINPHTKFEAEVYILSKDEGGRHTAFFKGYRPQFYFRTTDVTGTIELPSNIEMVMPGDNINMIVTLIYPIAMTNGLRFAIREGGRTVGAGVVTKVLQ
- the fkpA gene encoding FKBP-type peptidyl-prolyl cis-trans isomerase — translated: MKFFNKKVSIFIILLVSIGLNLSTANAFTLNNTSWWNKNKTKTIIKKKIKNQKKKQNIESKKKVKNFKNDNEKMSYALGIIIGKYLSNTYQIQKTLRIVLEKKFILQGVADSLECKHKLSDDEIDRLLELYEKNVRNFTPDEAQDEANMSKMQGKKYIKDFLKKKNVKQTKSGLVYKIHKMGYGKKITNNNQIIVIKYTGKLIDGTEFDNTMPNKPLFISLKQVIAGWKEGLKYIKKGGKITLVVPPKLGYGSEITSGIPPNSTLIFEIELIDIMNSVSTK
- the rplK gene encoding 50S ribosomal protein L11, which codes for MAKKIKTYVKLQVPAGSANPSPPIGPALGQHGVNIMDFCKNFNTKTSNLEKGTPIPVVITIYVDKTFTFITKTPPVSAMIKKILGIKKGSSKPKIDKIGVITKDQIRKIAEIKYVDMTGINITSIMSSIEGTARSMGLMIDKD
- the asd gene encoding aspartate-semialdehyde dehydrogenase is translated as MKNVGFIGWRGMVGSVLIKRMLEKKDFNKINAIFFSTSQYGKSIPNFNIKNKNQKLENAYNFEKLFELDIIITCQGSKYTNEIYFKLRKKGWNGYWIDAASNLRTLDNTVIVLDPINLKDIQQKLNMGIKTFVGGNCTVSLMLMALGGLFKNNLIDWISVSTYQAASGAGAKFMKELILQIQYISNNIPDLIDYKSDNILNIEQEITKKMDSPNFPKKLFHTSLINNLIPWIDKKINNSGQTKEEWKGQYETNKILNTTKIVPIDGICVRIATLRSHSQSFTIKLNKNLSIDNIHNIINSHNKWVKIIPNNFNDTINFLTPSFVSGTLDIVVGRIKKLNIDKNCFSIFSVGDQLLWGASEPLRRMLKLLI
- the fusA gene encoding elongation factor G, whose product is MSRKTPITRYRNIGISAHIDAGKTTTTERILFYTGVNHKIGEVHDGAATMDWMEQEQERGITITSAATTTFWTGMFNQYKSHRINIIDTPGHVDFTIEVERSMRVLDGVVMIYCAVGGVQPQSETVWRQANKYKVPRIAFINKMDRMGANFTKVIQQIENNLLTEAVPLQLPIGTEHKFTGIIDLIQMKALNWSEKDQGISCNYTTIPLNMKKKVKLWRQKLIETAVESNEILLEKYLNGYEISIQEIKSSLRKRVLNNEITLITCGSAFKNKGVQALLDAIIDYLPSPKDIPPIQGISNNEKKKIITRKTNDNELFSALAFKIANDPFVGNLTFFRVYSGTISSGEIIYNSIKKQKERIGRIVQMHANKREEIKKVYAGDIAAAIGLKNVTTGDTLCDVNKCIILETMEFPEPVISIAIEPKTKIDQEKMGLALNRLIKEDPSLRSWTDEETNQTIIAGMGELHLEIIVDRMKREFNVSANIGKPQVSYRETIQNTITNIEGKYIKQTGGRGQYGHVVIDISPLKPQKNNISYVFTNDIKGGVIPNEYISAIDKSIQEQLKSGPMANYPVVNISVRLHYGSYHDVDSSELAFKLAAAIAFKNAFKKANPILLEPIMKVEVETPEEYMGDVIGDLNRRRGIIEGMNNISTGKTIRACVPLSEMFGYATDLRSYSQGRASYTMEFLKYTKAPNNIAKIIIESRSKS
- the nusG gene encoding transcription termination/antitermination protein NusG, which encodes MNKFLKKKWYVIQARSGFEHRVAKSLKEYIKIHNMNNFFGKILIPTEAVVEIRGGQKYKSDRKFFPGYILIHMIMKEVSWHLVRSVPKVLGFVGGKPDNPLPISNKEVDIIINSLQKIGDKPRPKTIFDPGEIIRVKDGPFSDFNGIVEEVDYEKSRLKVSVSIFGRSTPVDLDFRQVEKG
- the tusB gene encoding sulfurtransferase complex subunit TusB, which codes for MLYTLFNSPSSCNFSLLLNILNKNDDLLLIQDGVIAGLKNSIFIQEIIKIKQKMKILIFAINDDILARGLNINISKEIIRIDYIKFVDLVIKNKKQIMW
- the tusD gene encoding sulfurtransferase complex subunit TusD, which encodes MIFVILITEAPYNNQNSYSAYLFTKAVIQKKETIKSIFFYRDGVCNSNKNIKFNDNEFNLITSWKELSIENHINLYLCITSAKKRGLILEEKNSFNKDNIINYYQNNIINNYFKITTLSTFTKSILTCDRLVQF
- the rpsG gene encoding 30S ribosomal protein S7; its protein translation is MPRRRIISQRKILPDSQFESNLLAKFINILMVNGKKSIAESIVYSALNKITKKKGKKEIDIFLSALENVKPIVEVKSRRVGGSTYQVPVEIRPIRRNTLAMRWLINAARKRQEKSMILKLSNEILDALENKGNAVKKREEIHKMAEANKAFAHYRW
- the secE gene encoding preprotein translocase subunit SecE; its protein translation is MNIINFKKSINKYNTDIIKWVISIVFLFIILIFNYNYQNINLSIRVFLFFFIFTLIIFIISSTNKGKKLFSFIYDARIETRKVIWPSYKDTWNTTLIIMIIIIIISFIFFILDNFLIYLISFLTGTRL
- the rplA gene encoding 50S ribosomal protein L1 — protein: MGKLTKRMNVMYKNINLKEQFSIENAINNLKNLSKVKFIESIDISINLGIDPKKTEQNIRGNVCLPHGTGKNIKFAIFASGQEAINVKKLGIKLVGMEDLSTKITNGEKNFNVVISTPEAMSIVSKLGPILGPKGLMPNPKLGTITNNITETIKKIQNGQINFRNDKSGIIHVSIGKINFANNKIKENLQILLKTLKKFKPLKLKGNYIKKIYISSTMGISIEITKDCVNLIN